The following coding sequences lie in one Rutidosis leptorrhynchoides isolate AG116_Rl617_1_P2 chromosome 4, CSIRO_AGI_Rlap_v1, whole genome shotgun sequence genomic window:
- the LOC139904047 gene encoding vacuolar cation/proton exchanger 2-like isoform X1 — translation MAVMGILFPAVLHFTHTEVHFGKSELALSRFSSCIMLVAYASYLFFQLKSHSNLYDSIDEEREDNVDDSDEEEEALEISMWEEIAWLTTLTLWVSVLSGYLVDAIQGASDSWNMPVSFISVVLLPIVGNAAEHASAIMFAMKDKLDITLGVAIGSSTQISMFVIPFCVVVGWIMGQPMDLNFQLFETATLFITVLVVAFMLQEGTSNYFKGLMLILCYLIVAASFFVHVDNKSDDD, via the exons ATGGCTGTAATGGGCATACTGTTTCCAGCTGTGCTTCATTTTACACACACGGAAGTTCATTTTGGGAAGTCAGAATTGGCACTTTCAAGATTCAGCAGTTGTATAATGCTGGTGGCATATGCAAGCTATCTATTCTTTCAGCTTAAGAGTCATTCTAATCTTTACGATTCGATTGATGAG GAAAGAGAAGATAATGTAGATGATTCTGATGAAGAAGAGGAGGCTCTTGAGATTTCCATGTGGGAAGAAATTGCTTGGCTTACCACTTTAACTTTGTGGGTATCTGTATTATCTGGATATCTAGTTGATGCTATACAG GGAGCATCTGACTCGTGGAATATGCCTGTTTCTTTTATTAGTGTAGTCCTGCTTCCTATCGTTGGTAATGCTGCAGAACATGCGAGTGCTATAATGTTTGCTATGAAAGACAAGCTT GACATTACACTTGGAGTGGCAATTGGATCATCAACTCAGATATCTATGTTTGTG ATCCCATTCTGTGTGGTTGTGGGTTGGATCATGGGGCAGCCGATGGACTTAAATTTTCAGCTTTTTGAGACTGCTACTCTTTTTATTACAGTGTTAGTTGTGGCGTTTATGCTGCAG GAAGGAACATCTAATTACTTCAAAGGTCTGATGCTAATTCTCTGCTATCTCATCGTTGCTGCCAGTTTCTTTGTACACGTAGATAATAAATCTG ATGATGACTAA
- the LOC139904047 gene encoding vacuolar cation/proton exchanger 2-like isoform X2 yields MLVAYASYLFFQLKSHSNLYDSIDEEREDNVDDSDEEEEALEISMWEEIAWLTTLTLWVSVLSGYLVDAIQGASDSWNMPVSFISVVLLPIVGNAAEHASAIMFAMKDKLDITLGVAIGSSTQISMFVIPFCVVVGWIMGQPMDLNFQLFETATLFITVLVVAFMLQEGTSNYFKGLMLILCYLIVAASFFVHVDNKSDDD; encoded by the exons ATGCTGGTGGCATATGCAAGCTATCTATTCTTTCAGCTTAAGAGTCATTCTAATCTTTACGATTCGATTGATGAG GAAAGAGAAGATAATGTAGATGATTCTGATGAAGAAGAGGAGGCTCTTGAGATTTCCATGTGGGAAGAAATTGCTTGGCTTACCACTTTAACTTTGTGGGTATCTGTATTATCTGGATATCTAGTTGATGCTATACAG GGAGCATCTGACTCGTGGAATATGCCTGTTTCTTTTATTAGTGTAGTCCTGCTTCCTATCGTTGGTAATGCTGCAGAACATGCGAGTGCTATAATGTTTGCTATGAAAGACAAGCTT GACATTACACTTGGAGTGGCAATTGGATCATCAACTCAGATATCTATGTTTGTG ATCCCATTCTGTGTGGTTGTGGGTTGGATCATGGGGCAGCCGATGGACTTAAATTTTCAGCTTTTTGAGACTGCTACTCTTTTTATTACAGTGTTAGTTGTGGCGTTTATGCTGCAG GAAGGAACATCTAATTACTTCAAAGGTCTGATGCTAATTCTCTGCTATCTCATCGTTGCTGCCAGTTTCTTTGTACACGTAGATAATAAATCTG ATGATGACTAA